A genomic stretch from Flavobacterium humidisoli includes:
- the bcp gene encoding thioredoxin-dependent thiol peroxidase yields the protein MTTLKAGDKAPNFSGTDQDGKTHKLADYAGKKLVVFFYPKASTPGCTAEACDLRDNFHRFQANNYELLGVSADSQKAQIKFKEKYELPFPLIADEDKSVINAFGVWGPKKFMGKEYDGIHRTTFVIDEKGIIEEVIEKVKTKEHASQILK from the coding sequence ATGACAACATTAAAAGCAGGAGATAAAGCGCCAAATTTTTCAGGAACAGATCAAGACGGAAAAACACATAAGCTGGCAGATTATGCCGGAAAAAAATTAGTTGTTTTCTTTTATCCTAAAGCAAGTACACCGGGTTGTACGGCTGAGGCTTGTGATTTAAGAGATAATTTTCACCGTTTTCAAGCAAATAATTATGAACTTCTTGGTGTTAGTGCTGACAGTCAGAAAGCGCAGATAAAATTCAAAGAAAAATACGAATTACCATTTCCATTAATTGCAGATGAAGACAAATCGGTTATCAATGCATTCGGAGTTTGGGGACCGAAGAAATTCATGGGAAAAGAATACGACGGAATTCATAGAACAACTTTCGTAATTGACGAAAAAGGAATTATAGAAGAAGTAATCGAAAAAGTAAAAACAAAAGAACACGCTTCGCAGATATTGAAGTAA
- a CDS encoding TonB-dependent receptor: MGTEIKLKGDKVIEQIPSIKDKALRINLNENIYGTFAEIGAGQETVRHFFRSGGSSGTIAKAMSAYDKDFSDAIYGTESDGRYVTEERLKKMLTHEGQIIEERLSREKHPTKLFFSYANTVATIDFAKQFKGHGWVGIRYQIEPDEAYNEIILHIRFKETDARLQQETLGILGVNLIYGAFYKYNDPKRLLRYLYDHLDKDQLEIDTINFSGPRFADVDNRLISLQLVKNGMTDAVMFNPEGKNILPAAILYKKNLLALRGSFRPVTKVNMDMYEKSLEMFLKENKVEKNNTLVVFEITLSNLRSDGEIDERDFMDRAELLCSLGQTVMISNFQEYYKVVEYFANYTKARMGLAMGVNNLVDIFDEKYYRHLSGGILEAFGKLFYRDMKVFLYPMLDEDGSLMNSNNLKVHPRMKELYKFFKFNGKVVDIEDYDPNILDVFSREILKMINQGKPGWEPMLPPGIPEIIKEHHLFGYHPQKELEQNT; the protein is encoded by the coding sequence ATGGGTACAGAAATAAAACTCAAGGGTGACAAGGTCATCGAACAGATTCCTTCTATAAAAGACAAAGCGTTACGCATTAATTTAAACGAAAATATTTACGGAACATTTGCTGAGATTGGTGCTGGACAAGAGACAGTTAGACACTTTTTCAGATCAGGAGGTTCGTCGGGAACTATTGCAAAAGCGATGTCTGCCTATGATAAAGATTTTAGTGATGCCATTTATGGGACTGAGAGCGACGGAAGATATGTTACTGAAGAGCGATTGAAAAAAATGCTTACACATGAAGGGCAAATCATCGAAGAGCGTTTAAGTCGTGAAAAACACCCTACAAAACTTTTTTTTAGCTACGCTAACACTGTTGCCACAATAGATTTTGCCAAACAATTTAAAGGTCACGGCTGGGTCGGAATTAGATACCAAATTGAACCAGACGAAGCGTATAACGAAATTATCTTACATATTCGTTTTAAAGAAACTGACGCTAGATTACAACAAGAAACGCTTGGAATTTTAGGAGTTAACTTAATTTACGGAGCTTTTTACAAATACAACGATCCAAAACGATTACTTCGTTACCTATACGATCACTTAGATAAAGATCAATTAGAGATCGACACCATTAACTTTTCTGGACCTCGTTTTGCCGATGTAGACAATCGATTAATAAGTTTGCAATTGGTTAAAAACGGAATGACAGATGCCGTAATGTTTAATCCTGAAGGAAAAAACATTTTGCCGGCAGCTATCTTATACAAAAAGAACCTTTTAGCTTTAAGAGGAAGTTTCCGTCCTGTTACTAAAGTAAATATGGACATGTATGAGAAATCATTAGAAATGTTTCTCAAAGAAAATAAGGTTGAAAAAAACAACACTCTGGTAGTTTTTGAAATCACTCTTTCAAATTTACGTTCTGACGGTGAGATTGATGAGCGCGACTTTATGGACAGAGCCGAATTACTTTGTTCTCTTGGCCAAACGGTTATGATCTCGAATTTCCAAGAGTATTATAAAGTTGTAGAATACTTCGCAAATTACACCAAAGCTCGCATGGGATTAGCAATGGGTGTAAACAACCTAGTTGATATTTTTGACGAGAAGTATTATCGTCATTTAAGTGGTGGAATCTTAGAAGCTTTCGGTAAATTATTTTATCGTGATATGAAAGTATTCTTATATCCTATGTTAGATGAAGATGGCTCATTAATGAATTCGAACAACTTGAAAGTTCATCCTAGAATGAAAGAGTTGTATAAATTCTTTAAATTCAACGGAAAAGTGGTTGATATTGAAGATTACGATCCAAATATCTTGGATGTTTTCTCTAGAGAAATCCTAAAAATGATCAATCAAGGAAAACCTGGATGGGAACCAATGCTTCCTCCTGGAATTCCTGAAATTATAAAAGAACATCACCTTTTTGGATATCATCCACAGAAAGAATTAGAACAAAATACGTAA
- a CDS encoding MBL fold metallo-hydrolase encodes MKVYFLGTGTSQGIPIIGIDHPVCKSTDAKDKRLRVSIWITWGEHSYVVDCGPDFRQQMLSCGCQKLDAILFTHEHADHTAGLDDIRPFNFRQGEIPIYGHKRVLDNLRRRFDYVFETVNKYPGAPSVKTIEVQNNAPFAVGDKMAIPINAMHGDLQVFGYRIDDFAYLTDVKTIEQDEIEKLKGLKVLVVNALRVEPHNTHFNLQEALDFINLVKPEKAYLTHISHVLGFHEEVQQSLPENVFLAYDNLEITI; translated from the coding sequence TTGAAGGTTTATTTTTTAGGTACAGGTACTTCTCAAGGTATTCCAATTATCGGAATCGATCATCCAGTTTGCAAAAGCACTGATGCTAAGGATAAAAGGCTTCGTGTGTCCATTTGGATAACATGGGGCGAGCATTCGTATGTAGTAGATTGTGGTCCCGATTTCAGGCAGCAAATGCTTTCTTGCGGATGCCAAAAATTGGATGCCATTCTCTTTACTCACGAACATGCAGATCATACTGCTGGTTTAGATGATATTCGTCCGTTTAATTTCAGGCAGGGAGAAATTCCTATTTATGGCCATAAGCGTGTTCTGGATAATTTAAGACGCCGTTTTGATTATGTTTTTGAAACTGTGAATAAATATCCGGGAGCTCCAAGCGTAAAAACTATCGAAGTGCAAAACAATGCGCCTTTTGCAGTTGGAGATAAAATGGCAATTCCTATAAATGCTATGCACGGTGATTTGCAGGTTTTTGGATATAGAATAGATGATTTTGCTTATCTGACAGATGTAAAAACCATCGAACAAGATGAAATTGAAAAACTAAAAGGGCTAAAAGTTCTGGTTGTAAATGCTTTGCGTGTAGAACCGCACAATACTCATTTCAATCTGCAAGAAGCACTTGATTTTATTAATCTTGTTAAGCCCGAAAAAGCGTATTTAACGCATATCAGCCATGTTTTAGGGTTTCATGAAGAAGTGCAGCAAAGCCTTCCTGAAAATGTTTTCTTGGCTTACGATAATTTAGAAATTACAATTTAA
- a CDS encoding cysteine hydrolase family protein yields MNTKLDNPALILIDIQKGFQDVAYWGGDRNNIDAEKKAGELLEIWRSKKLPIFHVQHCSSNPNSILNERNPGNQFQDIVKPLEYETVIKKNVNSAFIGTNLKELIDNANITNLVIVGLTTDHCVSTTTRMAGNFGYTVYLVSDATATFNKKSLNGEEFSAELIHQTTLASLNEEFAQVVNSEFIKEIL; encoded by the coding sequence ATGAACACAAAACTTGATAATCCAGCATTAATTTTAATTGATATCCAAAAAGGTTTTCAAGATGTTGCTTACTGGGGCGGCGACCGAAATAATATTGACGCAGAAAAAAAAGCGGGTGAACTTTTGGAAATATGGAGAAGTAAAAAACTTCCTATTTTTCATGTTCAGCATTGTTCTTCAAATCCAAATTCGATTTTAAATGAAAGAAATCCTGGAAATCAATTTCAAGATATAGTAAAACCTCTTGAATACGAAACAGTAATCAAGAAGAATGTCAATAGTGCTTTTATAGGAACGAACTTAAAAGAACTAATTGACAATGCTAATATCACGAATCTAGTTATTGTAGGTTTAACTACAGATCACTGTGTTTCTACAACAACTAGAATGGCCGGTAATTTTGGCTATACAGTTTATTTAGTTTCTGACGCAACCGCAACTTTCAATAAAAAAAGTCTAAACGGAGAAGAATTCTCTGCTGAGCTAATTCACCAAACTACTTTAGCAAGTTTAAATGAAGAATTTGCTCAGGTCGTAAATTCTGAGTTTATTAAAGAGATTCTTTAA
- a CDS encoding alpha/beta hydrolase, producing the protein MNLSLEYKIREPKVILDKNPLLLLLHGYGSNEADLFSFASELPDNYYIISARAPYDLQYGAYAWYAINFDADQNKFSDNEQAKTSRDVIASFIDELVANYPIDANNVTLIGFSQGSILSYATALSYPEKIQRVVAMSGYFNEEIIKEGFENNDFKNLKIFASHGTVDQVIPIEWARKTPAILEKLNIPVVYKEYPVGHGVAPQNFFDFKNWLEN; encoded by the coding sequence ATGAATCTATCTTTAGAATATAAAATAAGAGAACCAAAAGTAATTTTAGATAAAAATCCGTTATTGCTTTTATTGCACGGATACGGAAGTAACGAAGCCGATTTATTCTCTTTTGCTTCTGAACTTCCTGATAACTACTATATTATTTCTGCCAGAGCGCCTTACGATTTACAATATGGCGCTTACGCTTGGTACGCGATTAACTTCGACGCCGATCAAAATAAATTTTCTGATAATGAGCAAGCTAAAACTTCAAGAGATGTAATTGCTTCTTTTATAGACGAATTAGTTGCCAATTATCCTATCGACGCTAATAATGTTACTCTAATCGGATTCAGCCAAGGATCTATTTTGAGTTATGCTACAGCACTTTCTTATCCAGAAAAAATTCAGAGAGTAGTTGCCATGAGCGGTTATTTTAATGAAGAAATTATCAAAGAGGGTTTTGAAAACAACGACTTTAAAAACCTAAAAATATTCGCCTCACACGGAACTGTAGATCAAGTCATTCCAATTGAGTGGGCTAGAAAAACACCCGCAATTTTAGAAAAACTAAATATTCCTGTTGTTTACAAAGAATATCCTGTTGGACATGGAGTGGCTCCGCAGAATTTCTTTGATTTTAAGAATTGGTTAGAAAATTAA
- a CDS encoding dihydroorotase, which yields MKLIIKSAKIIESKSPFHNQTVDLLIADGVIEKIGVSLPNDDAEVVRFDDLHVSQGWFDSSVSLGEPGYEDRETIANGLNVAAKSGFTAIALQPNSLPIIDNQSQVNFVKNKANGFATEIFPIGALTKASEGKDMAELFDMKNAGAIAFGDYNKSIDNANILKIALQYVQDFDGLVISYSQDPNIKGNGVANEGIVSTRLGLKGIPNLAEELQISRNLFLLEYTGGKLHIPTISTAKSVELIREAKAKGLNVTCSASVHHLVLTDEKLDGFDTRFKVTPPLRTEVDRQALLNGIADHTIDTITSDHNPIDIEFKKMEFDTAKNGTIGLESAFGALLTVLPVETIVAKLTAARSIFGLENNTIEEGAKANITLFTTEGKSTFTKENILSKSKNSAFLGTELKGSVYGILNQNKLVTK from the coding sequence ATGAAACTAATCATCAAAAGCGCCAAAATTATCGAGTCAAAAAGTCCGTTTCACAATCAGACCGTTGATCTTTTAATTGCAGATGGTGTAATAGAAAAAATAGGCGTTTCTCTTCCAAATGACGATGCAGAAGTAGTACGATTTGATGATCTTCATGTTTCTCAAGGCTGGTTTGACAGCAGTGTTTCGCTGGGCGAGCCGGGTTACGAGGACAGAGAAACTATAGCAAACGGATTGAATGTTGCCGCAAAAAGCGGATTCACTGCAATTGCATTACAACCCAATTCTTTACCCATTATTGACAATCAATCTCAGGTAAATTTTGTAAAAAATAAAGCAAATGGTTTTGCGACAGAAATTTTCCCAATCGGCGCTTTAACTAAAGCCAGCGAAGGAAAAGATATGGCAGAACTTTTTGACATGAAAAATGCTGGAGCGATTGCTTTTGGAGATTACAACAAAAGCATTGACAATGCTAATATCCTGAAAATTGCTTTACAATATGTTCAAGATTTCGACGGGTTGGTAATCTCTTACTCGCAAGATCCGAACATTAAAGGAAATGGTGTAGCAAACGAAGGAATTGTTTCGACAAGATTAGGTTTAAAAGGAATCCCTAATCTGGCAGAAGAACTGCAAATTTCAAGAAATCTATTTTTGTTAGAATATACGGGCGGAAAACTTCACATTCCAACTATTTCTACAGCAAAATCGGTTGAATTGATTAGAGAAGCTAAAGCTAAAGGTCTAAACGTAACTTGCAGTGCCTCTGTTCATCATTTGGTTTTAACGGATGAAAAACTGGACGGATTTGATACTCGTTTTAAAGTTACACCTCCATTACGCACAGAAGTCGACAGACAAGCTTTATTAAACGGAATTGCCGATCACACCATAGATACAATAACTTCAGACCATAATCCGATTGATATTGAATTCAAAAAAATGGAATTTGATACAGCCAAAAATGGAACTATAGGTTTAGAAAGCGCTTTTGGCGCCCTATTGACAGTTTTACCAGTAGAAACAATTGTAGCAAAATTAACTGCCGCAAGAAGCATTTTTGGTTTGGAAAACAATACAATCGAAGAAGGTGCAAAAGCCAATATTACCTTGTTTACAACAGAAGGAAAATCAACTTTTACGAAAGAAAACATTCTTTCAAAATCTAAAAATTCTGCTTTTTTGGGAACTGAACTTAAAGGTTCTGTGTACGGAATTTTAAATCAAAATAAACTAGTTACAAAATAA
- a CDS encoding vWA domain-containing protein yields the protein MHFKHPEILYFLFLLIVPILVHLFQLRRFKTSYFTNVRFLKELAIQTRKSSKIKKRLLLATRLLLLFCAIIAFAQPFFEAADSKNASNEMYIVLDNSFSMQAKGKKGELLKRAVQELLENTPENTQFSLLTNTENFWNTDIKSSKSALQNLKYSATSFDLSAITAKIKAHKSAHKKDIVIITDAVGLKENDIATIDFEEKPYFIVPEVEQKNNVSIDSVYINQTLENFYEIGINLSAYGEDFKPISTALYNQNKLIAKTIINFDTKKKKINFTIPKEAFHGYVAIEDNGLTYDNKLFFSISKNKKTNVISIGEPEKSNFLSRIYTSAEFNYNNYPIGSLDYNSLEKQNTIILNELIDIPQALQTTLKAFVSKGGNLVVIPSEKTSLSSLNALLGNFGKIQFGNLETNRKLITKINFDHPLFSGVFENKITNFQYPKVNSSFAVSSSYPAVLSFEDQTAFVTAVQNQVSGITVFTAPINSTNSNFQQSPLIVPLFYKIAQNNQKTGVNALTIGNNQPYFVDVLLTKDAILEVKGTDDSFIPIQQILNNKVKLTFNDFPETAGNYSVFDKKEWVENISFNYKRTESDLSQVNTNVVSDFKTADTISTIFNTLQTERTDSQIWKWFVIFALLFLALEMAIIKFVK from the coding sequence ATGCATTTTAAACATCCCGAAATTCTATACTTTCTGTTTTTATTGATTGTTCCAATTTTGGTTCACTTATTTCAATTAAGACGATTTAAGACTTCTTATTTCACCAATGTTCGATTCTTAAAAGAACTTGCTATTCAGACTCGAAAGAGTTCTAAAATCAAAAAACGTCTTTTATTAGCAACACGTTTATTATTGCTTTTTTGCGCAATTATTGCGTTTGCACAGCCTTTTTTTGAAGCTGCCGACAGCAAAAATGCTTCAAACGAAATGTATATCGTTTTAGATAATTCGTTTAGCATGCAGGCTAAAGGTAAAAAGGGCGAATTATTAAAAAGAGCCGTTCAAGAATTACTTGAAAACACTCCAGAAAACACTCAATTTTCGCTTTTAACAAACACCGAAAACTTTTGGAATACTGATATAAAATCATCTAAAAGCGCTTTACAAAATCTAAAATACAGCGCAACTTCTTTTGATCTTTCAGCAATTACAGCTAAAATTAAAGCACATAAATCGGCGCATAAAAAAGATATTGTGATTATCACGGATGCCGTTGGTTTAAAAGAAAATGATATTGCAACTATTGATTTTGAAGAAAAACCATATTTCATAGTTCCAGAGGTAGAACAGAAAAATAATGTTTCCATTGACAGTGTTTACATTAATCAGACTTTAGAAAACTTTTACGAAATTGGCATTAATTTATCAGCTTATGGTGAAGATTTCAAACCTATTTCTACTGCCTTATATAATCAAAATAAACTGATTGCCAAAACGATTATCAATTTTGACACAAAGAAAAAGAAAATCAATTTCACCATTCCAAAAGAAGCTTTTCATGGATATGTTGCAATCGAAGACAACGGTTTAACTTATGACAACAAATTGTTTTTCAGCATTTCTAAAAACAAAAAAACAAACGTTATCAGCATTGGAGAACCTGAAAAAAGCAATTTCTTATCAAGAATTTACACTTCAGCAGAGTTCAACTACAACAATTATCCCATTGGCTCTTTAGATTACAATAGTTTAGAAAAACAAAATACGATTATTCTAAACGAATTAATTGATATTCCGCAGGCATTGCAAACGACTTTAAAAGCTTTTGTTTCTAAAGGCGGAAATTTGGTTGTAATTCCGTCTGAGAAAACTTCTCTTTCGAGCTTAAATGCATTATTGGGGAATTTTGGAAAAATTCAATTCGGAAACTTAGAAACCAACAGAAAATTAATCACTAAAATTAATTTCGACCATCCTTTATTTTCAGGCGTTTTTGAAAACAAAATAACCAATTTCCAATATCCAAAGGTAAATAGTTCGTTTGCCGTTTCGAGTTCTTATCCTGCTGTACTTTCATTTGAAGACCAAACTGCTTTTGTTACTGCTGTTCAAAATCAGGTTTCTGGAATAACGGTTTTTACAGCACCAATAAATAGTACAAATTCAAATTTTCAGCAATCACCTTTAATTGTTCCGTTATTTTATAAAATCGCTCAGAACAATCAGAAAACGGGTGTAAATGCTTTGACTATTGGCAACAATCAGCCTTACTTTGTGGATGTTTTATTAACTAAAGATGCCATTTTGGAAGTTAAAGGAACAGACGATTCGTTTATTCCGATTCAGCAGATTTTAAACAATAAAGTCAAATTAACATTCAACGATTTTCCAGAAACCGCGGGAAATTATAGTGTTTTTGATAAAAAAGAATGGGTTGAAAATATCAGTTTTAATTACAAAAGAACCGAAAGCGATTTGAGTCAGGTAAACACGAATGTAGTTTCTGATTTCAAAACTGCCGATACCATTTCAACCATTTTCAATACGTTACAAACAGAACGAACAGACAGCCAAATTTGGAAATGGTTTGTTATCTTTGCACTGTTATTTTTAGCATTAGAAATGGCAATTATAAAATTTGTAAAATAG
- a CDS encoding lactonase family protein, protein MKKIYLILFSALSITAAKAQNKFNLLVGTYTNTCQSNGIYVYEFDASTGEYKLKSSSENVVSPSYLSVSADNKFVYAVNENGTQSTVSSFSYNSASGKTNLLNKNDALGADPCHLINDDKHVIAANYSGGSIAVFKKNADGSITEVQQLIQHEGKGPNAARQEKAHVHMVVFSPDKKFVLSNDLGLDKVFIYKYNPAAKNEILTLKGSVDVKPGSGPRHLTFSKDGKFVYLVQELDGTLTTLSWDKTGSLKVVAETSILPKDFKGGTGAAAIKLSPDGNFLYLTDRVDANAISVYKILKTGALELVEQQSTLGKGPRDFAIDPTGNYLLVGHQYTNDIVIFKRDIARGKLTDTGRRIQLCSPVGLLFTKI, encoded by the coding sequence ATGAAAAAAATATATTTAATCTTGTTTTCAGCTTTATCCATAACCGCTGCTAAAGCTCAAAATAAGTTCAATTTATTAGTCGGAACTTACACCAACACCTGTCAAAGCAATGGCATTTATGTTTATGAATTTGACGCTTCTACGGGAGAGTACAAACTAAAAAGTTCTTCTGAGAATGTGGTAAGTCCAAGTTATTTATCTGTCTCTGCAGACAATAAGTTTGTTTACGCAGTAAACGAAAATGGAACACAAAGTACAGTAAGTTCATTTTCATATAATTCGGCATCTGGAAAGACCAATCTGTTGAATAAAAATGATGCTTTAGGAGCAGATCCGTGCCATTTGATAAATGATGATAAGCATGTAATTGCAGCCAATTATTCTGGCGGTAGTATTGCAGTTTTTAAGAAAAATGCAGACGGAAGCATTACAGAAGTGCAACAGTTAATTCAGCACGAAGGAAAAGGCCCGAACGCAGCGCGTCAAGAAAAAGCGCATGTGCATATGGTTGTTTTTTCTCCAGATAAAAAGTTTGTGCTTTCGAATGATTTAGGTTTAGATAAAGTATTTATTTATAAATATAATCCAGCAGCTAAAAACGAAATCTTGACATTAAAAGGCAGTGTTGATGTAAAACCAGGAAGCGGTCCAAGACATTTGACTTTCAGTAAAGATGGAAAATTTGTGTATTTGGTTCAAGAATTGGATGGAACTTTGACAACATTAAGCTGGGATAAAACAGGAAGTTTGAAAGTAGTTGCCGAAACAAGTATTCTTCCAAAAGATTTTAAAGGAGGAACAGGAGCAGCGGCAATTAAACTTTCGCCAGACGGAAACTTTTTATATCTTACAGATCGTGTGGATGCCAATGCAATTTCAGTTTACAAAATTCTTAAGACAGGAGCTTTAGAATTGGTTGAACAGCAAAGCACTTTAGGAAAAGGTCCAAGAGATTTTGCTATTGATCCAACAGGAAATTACCTTTTAGTAGGACATCAATATACTAATGATATCGTTATTTTTAAAAGAGATATTGCAAGGGGAAAACTGACAGATACTGGAAGAAGAATCCAATTGTGTTCGCCAGTAGGACTTTTGTTTACGAAAATATAA
- a CDS encoding DEAD/DEAH box helicase, with protein sequence MSTFEKFNLPKSLQKAVDELGFVTPTPIQEKSFSVIMSGRDMMGIAQTGTGKTFAYLLPLLKLYKFTHTNTPKIVILVPTRELVVQVVEEVEKLTTYMSVKTLGIYGGVNINTQKKAVYEGVDILVGTPGRTMDLALDAVVRFDETQKLVIDEFDEMLNLGFRPQLTSLFAMMKTKRQNILFSATMTDEVDDLLNDYFDFPEEVTLAPSGTPLEKIKQLTYNVPNFNTKVNLLKHLLENDESMSRILVFVNNKKISDMLFNRIDELFEGQFGVIHSNKSQNYRLSTMAEFQEGNLRGLITTDVMARGLDISNITHVINFELPEEPELYMHRIGRTGRADATGTAISFVTPREEEFKIETELLMDQELEIADFPEEVEISEKLIEAEKDKLPRKFLMKKPKLAGDGAFHEKSKKNQKVNLGGPSKTKKKTHGSVNRNMLKTRNEKKKKK encoded by the coding sequence ATGAGCACTTTCGAAAAATTTAATCTTCCAAAATCATTACAAAAAGCAGTTGACGAATTAGGATTTGTTACGCCTACTCCTATTCAAGAAAAATCTTTTTCTGTAATCATGTCTGGACGTGATATGATGGGAATTGCACAAACCGGAACCGGTAAAACATTTGCTTATTTACTTCCTCTTTTAAAGCTTTACAAATTCACTCATACCAATACGCCAAAAATTGTAATTCTAGTTCCAACTCGCGAACTAGTTGTTCAAGTGGTAGAAGAAGTAGAAAAACTGACTACATATATGTCGGTTAAAACACTAGGTATTTACGGAGGTGTAAACATCAATACACAGAAAAAGGCCGTTTATGAAGGCGTTGATATTTTAGTTGGAACGCCTGGACGTACTATGGACTTAGCATTGGATGCTGTAGTTCGTTTTGACGAAACCCAAAAACTAGTTATCGACGAGTTTGACGAAATGCTGAATTTAGGTTTCAGACCTCAGCTGACTTCTCTTTTTGCGATGATGAAAACCAAACGTCAAAATATTTTGTTCTCTGCAACGATGACAGATGAAGTTGATGATTTATTAAATGATTATTTCGATTTTCCTGAAGAAGTTACATTGGCGCCATCAGGAACTCCGCTTGAAAAAATTAAGCAGCTTACTTATAATGTTCCAAATTTCAATACTAAAGTAAATCTTTTAAAACATTTACTGGAAAACGACGAAAGTATGAGTCGTATTTTGGTTTTCGTAAATAATAAAAAGATTTCAGATATGCTTTTCAATCGTATTGATGAGCTTTTTGAAGGACAATTTGGCGTAATTCACTCTAACAAATCTCAAAACTACCGTTTGAGCACAATGGCAGAATTTCAAGAAGGAAATCTTCGCGGTTTAATTACAACCGACGTTATGGCAAGAGGTCTCGACATTTCTAATATAACGCACGTAATTAACTTTGAACTTCCAGAAGAGCCAGAATTGTACATGCACAGAATTGGTCGTACGGGTCGTGCAGATGCAACGGGAACTGCAATTAGTTTTGTTACTCCAAGAGAAGAAGAATTCAAAATTGAAACGGAACTTTTAATGGATCAGGAGCTTGAAATCGCTGACTTCCCTGAAGAAGTTGAAATCTCTGAAAAACTTATCGAAGCTGAAAAAGATAAATTACCAAGAAAGTTTTTAATGAAAAAACCAAAACTAGCAGGTGATGGCGCTTTTCATGAAAAATCTAAAAAGAACCAAAAAGTAAATCTTGGCGGCCCTTCAAAAACTAAAAAGAAAACTCACGGTTCTGTTAACAGAAATATGTTGAAGACAAGAAACGAGAAGAAAAAGAAAAAATAG
- a CDS encoding TIGR02757 family protein has product MNQKELKEFLDEKVIQYNNQDFIESDPVQIPHLFTQKEDIEIAGFLSASIAWGNRKMIIKNSHKMMELMGNTPYDFVMSHSDEDLARLETFVHRTFNGHDFAGFIKGLNNIYKNHNGLEAVFAKNQEKDSLQKSISEFKKIFFETDHLARTQKHISDPLNNSAAKRINMYLRWMVRQDAKGVDLGIWKSISPAVLSCPLDVHSGNVARKLGILSRKQNDAKALLELDTKLRKMDAQDPVKYDFALFGLGVFEGF; this is encoded by the coding sequence ATGAACCAAAAAGAACTCAAAGAATTTCTAGACGAAAAAGTCATTCAATATAACAATCAGGATTTTATAGAAAGTGATCCTGTACAAATTCCGCATCTCTTTACCCAAAAAGAAGATATCGAAATTGCAGGTTTTCTTAGTGCTTCTATTGCTTGGGGAAACCGCAAAATGATTATCAAGAATTCGCATAAAATGATGGAATTAATGGGTAACACACCTTACGATTTTGTTATGTCACATTCTGACGAAGACTTGGCAAGACTGGAAACTTTTGTACATAGAACTTTCAACGGACATGATTTTGCTGGCTTCATAAAAGGCTTAAACAACATCTATAAAAACCATAACGGACTAGAAGCTGTTTTTGCTAAAAATCAGGAAAAAGACAGTTTGCAGAAAAGCATCAGCGAATTCAAAAAGATATTCTTCGAAACCGATCATTTAGCAAGAACGCAGAAACACATTTCAGATCCGTTAAACAATTCAGCTGCAAAAAGAATTAATATGTATCTGCGCTGGATGGTTCGTCAAGACGCAAAAGGTGTCGATTTAGGAATCTGGAAAAGTATTTCTCCTGCAGTTTTATCTTGTCCCCTTGACGTTCATTCTGGAAATGTAGCCCGCAAACTTGGAATCCTTTCACGAAAACAAAACGATGCCAAAGCTTTACTAGAATTAGACACCAAATTAAGAAAAATGGATGCACAAGATCCTGTAAAATACGACTTTGCCTTGTTTGGCTTGGGAGTTTTCGAAGGGTTTTAA